In the genome of Fulvivirga maritima, one region contains:
- a CDS encoding MarR family winged helix-turn-helix transcriptional regulator — translation MKREETIDHNIKTTWHAISRMYNQQAAKEEITTSIGFVLLNISSKEGTPATKIAPLMGLESRSLTRVLKNMEEKGLVYRQPDATDKRSVRIHLTDVGKRKKEFSRQTVLAFNNHLKEEISDDKLAAFFEVIEAINKTIEHNKIYKTENHKINNEKN, via the coding sequence GTGAAGAGAGAAGAAACGATAGATCATAACATCAAGACCACCTGGCATGCTATATCCAGAATGTATAACCAGCAGGCGGCTAAAGAAGAAATTACAACGTCCATAGGATTTGTACTTCTCAACATATCATCTAAAGAAGGAACACCTGCAACCAAAATAGCGCCTCTGATGGGCTTGGAATCACGAAGCCTTACCAGGGTACTTAAAAATATGGAGGAAAAGGGGCTGGTGTATAGACAGCCAGATGCCACTGACAAAAGATCGGTGCGAATACACCTAACTGATGTGGGAAAGCGAAAAAAAGAATTCTCCAGGCAAACGGTACTGGCTTTTAATAACCACCTCAAAGAAGAAATCTCTGATGATAAATTAGCAGCCTTTTTTGAAGTAATAGAAGCCATTAACAAGACCATAGAACACAATAAAATATACAAAACGGAAAACCATAAAATCAACAATGAGAAGAATTAA
- a CDS encoding response regulator transcription factor, translating to MSNRNILLVEDDNSLGFVIQDNLVQHGYKVSRCHDGDEGLSTYQKEAFDLCILDVMLPKKDGFTLAQELRKMDSEVPIIFLTAKAMQEDKLTGFEVGGDDYITKPFHIKELIYRIEVFLKRTQRKAESGTFLIGKYVFDYENLCLKLAGAEKMLTQKEADVLKFLCSHKGEVVKREDILKHVWGSDDYFLGRSMDVFISKLRKYLKDDPTVEIINQHGVGFKFLC from the coding sequence ATGTCAAATAGAAATATTTTACTGGTAGAAGATGATAATAGCCTGGGTTTTGTAATTCAGGATAACCTGGTGCAGCATGGTTATAAAGTATCGCGCTGCCATGATGGCGATGAGGGGTTATCTACCTATCAGAAAGAGGCCTTTGATTTATGTATTTTAGATGTAATGCTGCCTAAAAAGGATGGCTTTACGCTAGCCCAAGAGCTGAGAAAAATGGATAGTGAAGTGCCTATTATTTTTTTAACCGCTAAGGCCATGCAGGAAGATAAACTGACAGGCTTTGAGGTAGGTGGTGATGATTATATAACTAAGCCATTTCATATTAAAGAGCTTATTTACAGAATAGAAGTTTTCCTTAAAAGAACTCAGCGTAAAGCTGAAAGCGGCACTTTTTTAATTGGGAAGTACGTTTTCGATTATGAAAACCTTTGTTTGAAATTAGCCGGAGCCGAGAAAATGCTCACCCAGAAAGAGGCCGATGTTCTGAAATTTTTATGCTCTCATAAAGGAGAGGTAGTAAAGAGAGAAGATATTTTAAAACATGTATGGGGCAGCGATGATTATTTTTTAGGCCGAAGTATGGACGTTTTTATTTCTAAACTTAGGAAATATCTGAAAGATGATCCTACAGTGGAGATTATTAACCAACATGGAGTAGGCTTTAAATTTTTATGCTAA
- a CDS encoding 3-hydroxyacyl-CoA dehydrogenase/enoyl-CoA hydratase family protein: MRRINKVAVLGSGIMGSRIACHFANIGVQVLLLDIVPRELSEQEQKKGLTLEDKAVRNRIVQQSFDTAIKSKPAPLYDNAFASRVSLGNFDDDMEKIKDCDWTIEVVVENLDIKKKVFDQVEKYRKPGTLITSNTSGIPIHLMLDGRSDDFQKHFCGTHFFNPPRYLKLLEIIPTPKTDPEIIDFFMHYGDLYLGKTTVLCKDTPAFIANRVGIYAILKVIDTMQKLDLNVDEVDKLTGPVIGRPKSATFRTSDVVGLDTLIKVANGLYQGLPNDEGREIFKLPEVVAKLEENKWLGDKTGQGFYKKTKDEKGKTQILTLDLKTLEYHPKAKASFATLEATKPIDNLKERFKALFAGKDKAGEFYRDSFYALFTYVSNRIPEVADELYKIDDAICAGFGWEVGPFATWDAVGVKKSIEKMEEMGYKPNQWVYDMLDAGFDSFYTVKDGLKHYYDIDSKSYKAIPGAEEYIILDDIRGSKKLWSNAGASIFDLGDGVLNIEFHSKMNTLGSEVVEGINKAIDMAEKDYHGLVIGNQGAQFSAGANLGLIFMYAIEQEYDEVDFMIRHFQNTMMRVRYSSVPVVVAPHGLTLGGGCEMTMHSDVVQAAAETYIGLVEVGVGLIPGGGGTKELTKRVSDSLEAGDVELNALQNSFMNIATAKVATSAHEAIGMNILSSKDKITINKDRQIAEAKATVLELAEAGYTQPIQATNIKVQGKTGMALFMAGVHGMKMGRYISDHDVKIANKIAYVMSGGDLSYPQEVSEQYLLDLEREAFLSLTGEKKTLERIQSILTTGKPLRN, from the coding sequence ATGAGAAGAATTAACAAAGTAGCCGTGTTAGGTTCGGGAATCATGGGTTCTCGGATTGCATGTCACTTCGCGAATATTGGAGTACAGGTGCTCTTGTTGGATATTGTCCCTCGTGAACTCAGCGAGCAGGAACAGAAGAAAGGGCTCACCCTTGAAGACAAAGCAGTAAGAAACAGAATTGTACAACAATCTTTTGACACTGCTATAAAATCTAAACCTGCACCACTGTATGACAATGCCTTCGCCAGCAGAGTTTCTCTAGGAAACTTTGATGATGACATGGAAAAGATCAAAGACTGCGACTGGACCATAGAGGTTGTAGTAGAAAATCTGGATATTAAGAAAAAGGTATTTGACCAGGTAGAAAAATACCGTAAGCCAGGCACGCTCATCACCTCTAACACTTCCGGTATTCCTATCCACCTTATGCTGGATGGCCGAAGCGATGACTTCCAAAAACACTTCTGTGGTACACACTTCTTTAACCCTCCACGCTATCTTAAGCTACTAGAAATTATTCCAACCCCTAAAACAGATCCTGAAATCATAGATTTCTTCATGCACTATGGAGATCTGTATTTAGGAAAAACCACCGTATTGTGTAAAGATACTCCGGCCTTTATAGCTAACCGTGTAGGTATTTATGCCATTCTTAAGGTAATAGATACTATGCAAAAACTTGATCTCAATGTAGATGAAGTAGACAAGCTTACCGGACCAGTAATAGGCAGACCAAAATCAGCTACCTTCAGAACATCTGATGTAGTAGGTCTTGATACTTTGATAAAAGTAGCCAATGGTCTGTATCAAGGGCTCCCTAATGATGAAGGAAGAGAGATTTTTAAACTACCAGAAGTAGTAGCCAAATTAGAAGAAAACAAATGGCTGGGAGATAAAACAGGTCAGGGTTTTTATAAAAAGACCAAAGATGAAAAAGGTAAAACTCAAATTCTTACCTTGGATCTTAAGACTTTAGAATATCACCCTAAAGCCAAGGCCAGCTTCGCTACCCTTGAAGCTACCAAGCCCATCGATAATTTAAAAGAAAGGTTCAAAGCTCTATTTGCCGGTAAAGACAAAGCTGGTGAATTCTACAGAGACTCATTCTATGCTTTATTCACTTATGTTTCTAACCGAATACCAGAAGTGGCCGATGAGCTTTACAAAATAGATGATGCCATTTGTGCTGGTTTTGGCTGGGAAGTAGGTCCGTTTGCTACCTGGGATGCCGTAGGTGTAAAAAAATCCATTGAAAAAATGGAAGAGATGGGCTACAAACCCAACCAATGGGTATATGATATGCTCGATGCCGGATTTGATTCTTTCTACACTGTTAAAGATGGCCTTAAGCATTATTATGACATCGATTCAAAATCATACAAAGCCATACCTGGAGCTGAAGAATACATTATCCTGGATGATATCAGAGGAAGCAAAAAGCTTTGGAGCAACGCTGGCGCCTCTATATTTGACCTTGGAGACGGTGTCCTCAACATAGAATTTCATAGCAAAATGAATACGCTGGGCAGCGAAGTGGTAGAAGGTATTAACAAAGCGATTGATATGGCCGAAAAAGATTATCATGGACTGGTAATCGGGAATCAAGGAGCTCAGTTCTCTGCCGGAGCCAATCTAGGTCTGATCTTTATGTATGCCATAGAGCAGGAATATGATGAAGTAGACTTCATGATCAGACATTTCCAAAACACCATGATGCGGGTAAGGTACTCTTCCGTACCGGTGGTAGTGGCTCCTCACGGACTTACCTTGGGTGGCGGGTGTGAAATGACCATGCATTCAGATGTAGTACAAGCTGCTGCAGAAACTTATATAGGTCTGGTAGAAGTAGGCGTGGGCCTAATCCCTGGTGGTGGCGGCACTAAAGAGCTTACCAAAAGAGTATCTGACTCACTAGAGGCTGGTGATGTAGAGCTCAATGCATTACAAAATTCATTCATGAACATAGCCACAGCTAAAGTAGCTACGTCAGCTCATGAGGCTATTGGCATGAACATTCTTAGTTCAAAAGATAAAATAACCATTAATAAAGACCGACAAATAGCTGAAGCCAAGGCTACAGTGCTGGAGTTGGCCGAAGCAGGTTATACTCAACCTATTCAGGCTACCAATATTAAGGTACAAGGAAAAACGGGTATGGCTCTGTTTATGGCTGGTGTTCACGGTATGAAAATGGGAAGATACATCTCTGACCATGATGTGAAAATAGCCAATAAAATAGCTTATGTAATGAGTGGCGGCGACCTTTCTTACCCACAAGAAGTATCAGAACAGTACCTTCTTGACCTGGAAAGAGAAGCCTTCCTTTCCTTAACCGGAGAGAAGAAAACACTGGAAAGAATTCAGAGTATTTTAACCACTGGTAAACCACTGAGAAATTAA
- a CDS encoding 7TM diverse intracellular signaling domain-containing protein — MKLLRIFSISILFLLICAEAESQTIRLNSEQEEEIVAINQLKFFQDATGKTSFEKLKQEPELFRSNQNFAVKDFDPSSTYWVKMKVRFPEQTQKQWIIEFYDQTIDHIEAYIPDKNGKYKKLVLGDLYNFDQKPFLHKNFEIPLDSELKGTQEFYFMFRSATKADVRIALRTINRFVHYSLNEYYLYGLFYGMILIISLYNLLIFTAIRESKYLFYTFYILSVGVYAMCVDGVAYQYLWPTSPEWNQIAYGFALFLLIFWALVFGQRFLNTKVRAPKLHAILQWTIVLRTALFLYALFIDNSMFEKRNIEIIPLSLIFYAGIYVLIRGYKPARFFVMAYGMLFLGFLFKALLNLTFLPFNIITYYSLHICFLFEMLFLSFALSDRVRILKDNRDRALKRTLIQHQENVKLKDKVNKELENLVAKRTRQLEEKNLLLEQSNQKLYEQTNEINKINSLLDLDNWKLKNNIKEILQDRLINKNLTLEQFNKIFPDKISCYKFLEKLKWGQGYECQKCGNTKYSDGHSKLARRCSKCGYDESITSHTVFHRIKFPIEKAFYILYITNNKNVDYTLDELSEMLDLRRNTVWNFKKKIESVYQSADSSNILIHDLFTAHLN, encoded by the coding sequence ATGAAGCTACTTAGAATTTTTTCTATCAGTATACTTTTTTTGCTGATTTGTGCGGAGGCGGAGAGTCAGACCATCAGACTTAACAGTGAGCAAGAAGAAGAAATTGTGGCTATCAATCAATTGAAATTTTTTCAGGATGCCACTGGAAAAACTTCATTCGAAAAGCTAAAACAAGAACCTGAGCTTTTTCGAAGTAATCAAAATTTTGCCGTTAAAGACTTTGATCCCAGCTCTACCTATTGGGTAAAAATGAAGGTTCGTTTTCCTGAACAGACTCAAAAACAATGGATTATAGAGTTTTATGATCAAACTATTGACCACATAGAAGCTTATATCCCCGATAAAAATGGCAAGTATAAAAAACTTGTTTTAGGAGACTTATACAATTTTGATCAGAAACCATTTCTTCATAAAAACTTCGAAATACCATTAGACTCTGAGCTTAAAGGCACTCAAGAGTTTTATTTCATGTTTCGATCAGCCACCAAGGCCGATGTAAGAATTGCTTTGAGAACCATCAACAGGTTTGTGCATTATTCGCTCAATGAGTATTACCTCTACGGTCTGTTTTATGGTATGATTCTGATCATAAGTCTATATAACCTACTGATTTTCACAGCCATTCGCGAAAGCAAATATCTTTTTTATACTTTCTACATTCTAAGTGTAGGCGTTTATGCTATGTGTGTAGATGGTGTAGCCTATCAATATCTGTGGCCTACCTCGCCTGAGTGGAACCAGATAGCCTACGGCTTTGCCCTATTCCTGCTTATTTTCTGGGCTTTAGTTTTTGGCCAAAGGTTTTTGAATACCAAAGTGAGGGCTCCTAAGCTACATGCCATATTACAGTGGACTATTGTGCTCAGAACGGCCCTATTTTTATATGCCCTTTTTATTGATAACTCTATGTTCGAGAAAAGAAACATAGAGATTATTCCGCTGTCACTTATATTTTATGCAGGCATTTATGTACTGATAAGGGGCTATAAACCTGCCCGTTTTTTCGTGATGGCTTATGGTATGTTATTCCTGGGCTTCTTGTTTAAGGCGCTGCTCAATCTCACCTTTTTGCCTTTTAATATCATTACTTATTACAGCTTGCACATTTGTTTCTTGTTCGAAATGTTATTCCTAAGTTTTGCACTGAGCGATAGGGTAAGAATTCTTAAAGATAACCGTGACAGAGCTCTGAAAAGAACACTTATACAGCACCAAGAAAATGTAAAACTGAAAGATAAGGTCAATAAAGAGTTGGAAAATCTGGTGGCCAAAAGAACCCGACAGCTAGAAGAAAAAAATCTGCTGTTAGAGCAGAGCAATCAGAAGTTGTATGAACAGACCAATGAGATTAATAAGATCAACTCTTTGTTAGATCTTGATAACTGGAAGCTGAAAAATAATATAAAAGAAATCCTTCAGGACAGGCTGATCAATAAAAACCTGACCTTAGAGCAGTTTAACAAGATCTTTCCTGATAAAATCAGCTGCTATAAATTTCTAGAAAAGCTAAAATGGGGGCAAGGTTATGAATGCCAGAAATGTGGTAACACCAAATACTCAGATGGCCACTCTAAGCTAGCCAGAAGATGCTCCAAGTGCGGTTATGATGAATCCATTACCAGCCACACCGTTTTCCACAGAATCAAATTCCCTATTGAAAAGGCCTTTTATATACTTTACATTACCAATAACAAAAATGTAGACTACACCCTGGATGAGCTCAGTGAGATGCTGGACCTGCGTCGTAATACGGTTTGGAACTTCAAAAAGAAAATTGAAAGTGTGTATCAGTCAGCAGACAGCTCTAACATACTCATCCATGATTTATTTACCGCTCACCTGAATTAG
- a CDS encoding PA0069 family radical SAM protein: protein MGEEYRKGRGSQIQTKNPYLSQEYVTEHWEGLDEELLMEQIPTQVLYETPKKIVNKVESPDVGMAYSLNPYQGCEHGCIYCYARRTHEYWGYNAGLDFETKIIVKKNAPELLEKHFLQKSWQPETIMLSGNTDCYQPLERKLGITRKLLEIFLKYRNPVGIISKNVTMLRDLDLLRELAQLNLVRVTLSITSLDEKLRAKLEPRTASAARKLKAIEQMTKAGVPVSIMNAPIIPGLNHHEIPQIIKAAADHGAVSAGYTVVRLNGYIGEVFEDWLRKNFPDRFDKVWNQICEVHGGNVNDSEFGRRMRGAGQISDIISQLFHASVDRHMKGRHVPAMDTSLFRRGGHYRLF from the coding sequence ATGGGCGAAGAGTATAGAAAAGGAAGAGGATCACAAATTCAAACTAAAAATCCTTATTTAAGTCAGGAGTATGTAACAGAACATTGGGAAGGGCTCGATGAAGAATTACTTATGGAGCAGATTCCTACCCAGGTGTTATATGAGACTCCCAAAAAGATAGTTAATAAAGTAGAAAGTCCTGATGTGGGGATGGCCTATTCGCTAAATCCTTATCAGGGTTGTGAGCATGGCTGTATCTATTGCTATGCACGGCGCACGCATGAATACTGGGGCTATAATGCCGGCCTTGATTTTGAAACTAAAATCATAGTAAAGAAAAATGCACCTGAATTATTGGAGAAGCATTTTCTTCAAAAATCATGGCAACCAGAAACCATTATGCTTTCTGGGAATACTGATTGCTACCAGCCATTAGAGCGTAAACTGGGCATTACTAGAAAACTTCTTGAGATTTTTTTAAAATACAGAAATCCGGTAGGCATTATTTCTAAAAATGTGACTATGCTCAGAGACCTGGACCTTCTTAGAGAGTTAGCTCAGCTTAATTTGGTGCGAGTTACCTTGTCTATTACCTCTTTAGATGAGAAACTGAGGGCTAAGCTGGAGCCTCGCACGGCAAGTGCGGCCAGAAAGCTCAAGGCTATAGAGCAAATGACTAAAGCGGGAGTGCCGGTGTCTATTATGAACGCGCCGATTATTCCGGGCTTAAACCATCATGAAATTCCTCAGATCATAAAAGCTGCGGCAGATCATGGAGCTGTTTCTGCTGGCTACACTGTGGTGAGGCTCAATGGCTATATAGGAGAAGTATTTGAAGACTGGCTAAGGAAAAATTTCCCTGATCGGTTTGATAAGGTTTGGAACCAAATCTGTGAAGTTCACGGTGGCAATGTAAATGATAGTGAATTTGGCCGCAGGATGCGTGGTGCGGGGCAGATATCTGACATAATATCACAACTTTTCCATGCTTCTGTAGACAGGCATATGAAGGGGCGGCATGTTCCTGCTATGGATACCTCGCTTTTTAGGAGAGGAGGCCACTATCGGCTATTCTAA
- a CDS encoding sensor histidine kinase, giving the protein MRRTTIRLLVILAAISIIGIVVTQVYWFKQAFNTETERFDREVNTALYHVAQSFFKLSDAEPANNPIKQLSTNYYVVMINNEIDAGLLEHLLRAEFEKRNITADFEYGIYDCTSDKMVYGSYVSMTPDRPVSSTSMLPKWENQNYYFGVQFPNKASFITDRMGIWIFSSTVLFTVVIFFAYALFVILKQKRLSEIQKDFINNMTHEFKTPISTIALSTDVLKDPNIVEQPERLRNYAMIIENENLRLKHQVERVLQMANLNKQEISLKSEVVNVHHIIEDTQKSMMLSLGEKGGEIICKLEADNAEMIGDKLHLTNVIFNLIDNAIKYCNTVPKVEIRTYNENGRLFIEVKDNGVGINKQHQSKIFDQFFRVPTGNIHDVKGFGLGLNYVKIVTRAHKGTIKVDSEPDQGSTFEISFLNVK; this is encoded by the coding sequence ATGAGAAGGACAACCATTCGTTTGCTGGTAATATTGGCTGCTATCTCTATAATAGGTATTGTAGTAACTCAGGTCTATTGGTTTAAGCAAGCCTTTAATACCGAGACGGAGCGTTTTGATAGAGAAGTAAACACGGCACTTTATCATGTGGCACAAAGCTTCTTTAAACTCAGTGATGCAGAACCTGCCAACAATCCCATCAAACAACTTTCTACTAATTATTATGTGGTAATGATTAATAATGAAATAGATGCTGGTCTTTTAGAGCATCTATTGAGGGCTGAATTTGAAAAACGGAATATTACTGCAGATTTTGAATATGGTATTTATGACTGTACCAGTGATAAAATGGTCTATGGTAGCTATGTCTCTATGACTCCCGATAGGCCGGTTTCCTCCACTTCTATGTTGCCCAAATGGGAAAATCAGAATTACTATTTTGGTGTACAGTTTCCTAATAAGGCTTCTTTTATCACTGATAGAATGGGTATATGGATATTTTCTTCTACCGTACTTTTTACCGTAGTCATATTTTTTGCTTATGCACTTTTTGTGATTTTAAAGCAAAAGAGGCTTTCTGAAATTCAGAAGGATTTTATTAATAATATGACTCATGAGTTTAAAACGCCGATTTCTACAATAGCCTTGTCTACCGATGTGCTGAAGGATCCGAATATTGTAGAGCAGCCAGAAAGGTTAAGAAACTATGCTATGATCATAGAAAATGAAAACCTGCGATTGAAACATCAGGTGGAGAGAGTGTTGCAAATGGCTAATTTAAACAAGCAGGAGATTAGTCTGAAATCAGAGGTGGTCAATGTGCATCATATCATAGAAGATACTCAGAAGAGTATGATGCTTAGCTTAGGCGAAAAAGGTGGTGAGATTATTTGCAAATTGGAAGCAGACAATGCTGAAATGATTGGCGATAAGCTGCATCTCACTAATGTTATTTTTAACCTGATAGATAACGCTATTAAATACTGCAATACCGTACCCAAGGTGGAAATTAGGACGTATAATGAAAATGGCCGGCTCTTTATTGAAGTGAAAGACAATGGTGTAGGTATAAACAAGCAGCATCAGTCTAAAATATTTGATCAGTTTTTTAGGGTTCCTACTGGCAATATTCATGATGTGAAAGGATTTGGCTTGGGGCTGAATTATGTTAAAATAGTGACCAGAGCCCATAAAGGAACCATAAAAGTAGACAGTGAACCAGATCAGGGAAGTACTTTTGAAATCAGTTTTTTAAATGTCAAATAG